In Tautonia rosea, a single window of DNA contains:
- the acpS gene encoding holo-ACP synthase — MNILGIGTDIIEVPRIGKMIEQHGELFLRRVYTEREIRYCQGRKHAFEHFAGRWAAKEAILKAIGTGWVRGICWTDMEIRRDGMSGPKVLVRGGARDAAIQRGIGEILISLSHCRTYATATAIAMAANSKQVSLEEPQDP; from the coding sequence ATGAACATTCTGGGGATCGGGACCGACATTATTGAGGTGCCCCGGATTGGCAAGATGATTGAGCAGCATGGTGAGTTGTTTCTGCGCCGCGTTTATACCGAACGCGAGATTCGATACTGCCAGGGACGGAAACATGCGTTCGAGCATTTTGCTGGTCGTTGGGCGGCCAAGGAAGCGATCCTTAAAGCGATCGGGACCGGATGGGTTCGAGGGATCTGCTGGACCGATATGGAGATCCGGCGAGATGGGATGAGCGGGCCGAAGGTCTTGGTGCGCGGGGGAGCCCGTGACGCCGCGATTCAGAGAGGCATCGGAGAGATTCTGATCTCTTTGTCCCACTGTCGGACCTATGCGACAGCCACGGCAATTGCGATGGCCGCGAATTCGAAGCAGGTTTCGCTCGAGGAGCCTCAGGATCCGTAA
- the topA gene encoding type I DNA topoisomerase, producing the protein MNVVIVESPAKCRTINKYLGDEYQVLASFGHIRDLPPKDGSVRPDEDFSMDYEIQPSSTKAVKAIVDAVKQADALILATDPDREGEAISWHVLEMLRQKRALRKDLQVRRVVFNSITKDAVLDAMAHPRDLDMALVNAQQARRALDFLVGFSLSPVLWRKLPGSKSAGRVQSVALRLICDREDEIERFVSQEYWDVRAAFLKQDETRSRFLTRLTHFEGNKLDKFDIPNQAEADRVVAGLSGKGYAVRSVERKQVRRNPNPPFTTSTLQQEASRKLGFGAKRTMQVAQRLYESGRITYMRTDGVEIAPEALRAIRSQIEGQFGKNYVPDSARVYKSKAANAQEAHEAIRPTDLSLLPSAVSKDVEADEAKLYDLIWKRTMASQMATAIFDQVVAEIDAEDRSATFRAVGTTMKFDGFLRLYREGRDDASDEDEEGGALPVLTEGEVVDLAELLPAQHFTEPPPRFTEASLVKRMEELGIGRPSTYASIISILQDRDYVKLESKRFFPEPRGRVVTAFLTHFFQRYVEYDFTANLENELDRVSDGQVDWKEVLRAFWDHFAANVEKAKGLEITNVISELNEALATLLFPGEGELDERRKCPSCGAGQLSLKVGKYGAFVGCSNYPECRFTRELTKDKDKGDGSSDGDSASSTAVEPKHLGEDAEGQAITLRKGPYGFYVQLGEGKKPKRVSVPKGMDPESVSLDRAAGLLALPRNLGKHPETNKVVKAGSGLYGPYVLHEGKYTTLRPEDDVLTIDLDRAVKLIAEAPKKRGAEPIKVLGEHPEDNQQVAVFEGRYGPYVKHGKVNATIPKDRKPDEITLDEAIPLLQEAASRKSSGGGRRKTTTRGKSKS; encoded by the coding sequence ATGAATGTCGTCATCGTCGAATCGCCTGCGAAGTGCCGGACGATCAACAAATACCTGGGAGACGAGTATCAGGTGCTCGCCTCGTTCGGCCACATCCGAGACCTACCTCCGAAGGACGGTTCCGTCCGGCCCGACGAGGATTTCTCGATGGATTATGAAATCCAGCCTAGCTCCACGAAGGCCGTGAAGGCCATCGTCGATGCCGTCAAGCAGGCCGATGCCCTCATCCTCGCCACCGACCCGGACCGGGAAGGCGAAGCGATCTCCTGGCACGTCCTCGAAATGCTCCGCCAGAAGCGGGCGTTACGCAAGGATCTTCAGGTGCGCCGAGTCGTCTTCAACTCGATCACCAAGGATGCGGTGCTCGACGCGATGGCTCACCCTCGCGACCTCGACATGGCACTTGTCAACGCTCAGCAGGCTCGCAGAGCACTTGACTTCCTCGTCGGTTTCTCGCTCTCTCCCGTTCTTTGGAGAAAGCTGCCGGGAAGCAAATCCGCCGGCCGGGTCCAGTCGGTCGCGCTGCGATTGATCTGTGACCGTGAAGATGAGATCGAACGATTCGTCAGCCAGGAATACTGGGACGTCCGTGCTGCCTTCCTAAAACAAGACGAAACCCGATCCCGATTCCTCACCCGGCTGACCCACTTCGAAGGGAACAAACTCGACAAGTTCGACATTCCCAACCAGGCCGAGGCCGATCGGGTCGTTGCGGGTTTGTCGGGCAAGGGCTATGCGGTTCGGTCGGTCGAACGGAAGCAGGTTCGTCGAAATCCGAACCCACCGTTTACCACCTCGACGCTTCAGCAAGAAGCGTCTCGAAAACTAGGCTTTGGCGCCAAGCGAACCATGCAGGTTGCCCAACGCCTCTACGAATCCGGACGCATCACCTACATGCGAACCGACGGCGTGGAGATCGCCCCGGAAGCCCTCAGAGCCATTCGATCGCAAATCGAAGGGCAATTCGGCAAGAATTACGTCCCCGATTCCGCCCGCGTCTATAAGAGCAAGGCAGCCAACGCTCAGGAAGCTCACGAGGCGATCCGACCGACCGACCTTTCGCTGCTTCCCTCGGCCGTCTCCAAGGACGTCGAGGCCGACGAAGCGAAGCTCTACGATCTCATCTGGAAACGGACGATGGCCAGCCAGATGGCCACCGCCATTTTCGATCAGGTCGTCGCCGAGATTGATGCGGAAGACCGCTCGGCCACGTTTCGAGCTGTCGGCACCACCATGAAGTTCGATGGCTTTCTCCGCCTCTATCGTGAGGGCCGCGACGACGCCTCAGACGAGGATGAGGAAGGTGGAGCCTTGCCTGTATTGACCGAGGGCGAGGTGGTCGACTTGGCCGAACTCTTGCCGGCTCAGCACTTTACCGAACCGCCTCCCCGCTTTACCGAGGCCAGCCTCGTCAAGCGAATGGAGGAGCTTGGCATTGGCCGGCCTTCGACCTATGCCAGCATCATCTCGATCCTTCAGGATCGAGACTACGTCAAGCTTGAAAGCAAACGCTTCTTTCCCGAACCTCGCGGCCGAGTCGTCACCGCCTTCCTAACGCACTTCTTTCAACGGTATGTCGAGTACGACTTCACCGCAAACCTTGAGAACGAACTCGACCGCGTCTCCGACGGCCAGGTCGATTGGAAAGAGGTCCTGAGAGCCTTCTGGGATCACTTCGCCGCAAATGTTGAAAAGGCCAAAGGGCTGGAGATTACCAATGTCATCTCCGAGCTGAATGAGGCCCTCGCCACACTCCTTTTCCCAGGAGAGGGCGAGTTGGACGAACGTCGGAAGTGCCCCTCTTGCGGCGCCGGCCAGCTTTCGTTGAAGGTCGGCAAGTACGGCGCGTTTGTCGGCTGTTCGAATTATCCCGAGTGCCGCTTTACCCGAGAACTGACCAAGGACAAAGACAAAGGGGATGGTTCCTCGGATGGAGACTCGGCCTCGTCAACTGCCGTCGAACCGAAACACCTTGGAGAGGATGCCGAGGGACAAGCCATCACACTCCGCAAGGGTCCCTACGGATTCTACGTTCAGCTAGGAGAAGGCAAGAAGCCCAAGCGCGTTTCTGTTCCGAAAGGGATGGATCCAGAATCGGTCTCCCTCGATCGAGCGGCCGGCTTGCTCGCGCTTCCCCGCAACCTCGGCAAGCATCCGGAGACCAACAAGGTCGTCAAGGCCGGCAGTGGTCTTTACGGCCCCTACGTCCTTCACGAAGGGAAATACACGACCCTCCGTCCCGAAGATGACGTGTTGACGATCGACCTCGACCGTGCCGTCAAACTGATCGCCGAAGCTCCCAAGAAACGCGGTGCCGAACCGATCAAGGTGCTCGGTGAACATCCCGAAGACAATCAGCAGGTTGCCGTCTTCGAGGGACGATACGGTCCTTACGTCAAGCACGGCAAAGTCAACGCCACAATCCCGAAAGATCGCAAGCCCGACGAGATCACCCTCGACGAAGCAATTCCCTTGCTTCAGGAAGCGGCCAGTCGGAAATCGTCAGGCGGAGGTCGACGAAAGACCACGACGCGTGGCAAGTCCAAATCCTGA
- a CDS encoding WD40 repeat domain-containing protein: MTRRPEKQPAVLDAEQDPVTTPQPCKADGADPTQTHLARELTHDRPLICCAFDPTGRFVFAGSEDLTVRRWDLLAQEPPAIPFVAHESWVFDLAFTPDGCTLLSAGGDGCLIWWSAATEGEPTPTRKIEAHAGWVRGVTVSLDGTLAASCGNDRRVKIWSIDDGLLLHDLQGAHDKPVYAVGFHPDGESLVSADLEGRIVVWEVSSGLMQHRLDASSLYSYNGGQQVDYGGVRDLAFSPSGDRLACAGLLNATNPLGAVNDPAVVFFDWLRGEQIALLKAQGGLKGVAWGIRCHPDGFLVVAVGGSGGGHLLFYRPDQPDEEFHRFSLPNTARSLDLHPDGLHLATAHHDGKLRLSRMQPQSQPAAS, from the coding sequence ATGACTCGCCGCCCTGAAAAGCAACCTGCAGTCCTCGATGCAGAACAGGATCCGGTCACAACCCCGCAGCCCTGTAAGGCCGACGGAGCCGACCCGACCCAGACTCACCTAGCGAGGGAACTGACCCACGATCGGCCACTCATTTGTTGTGCCTTCGATCCAACGGGACGGTTCGTCTTCGCCGGTTCGGAAGACCTCACCGTCCGCCGCTGGGATCTGCTCGCCCAGGAGCCCCCAGCGATCCCCTTCGTTGCACATGAGAGTTGGGTCTTCGACCTCGCCTTCACCCCTGATGGCTGCACTCTTCTGAGCGCCGGTGGCGATGGTTGCCTGATCTGGTGGTCCGCAGCCACCGAGGGGGAACCGACACCCACTCGAAAGATCGAAGCCCACGCCGGTTGGGTTCGCGGAGTGACCGTCAGTCTCGATGGAACTCTCGCGGCCTCGTGCGGGAACGATCGGCGCGTCAAGATATGGTCTATTGATGATGGATTGCTTCTGCACGACCTTCAAGGCGCCCACGACAAGCCGGTTTATGCGGTCGGCTTCCACCCCGACGGCGAGTCACTGGTCTCGGCCGACCTGGAGGGACGGATCGTCGTCTGGGAGGTGTCCTCCGGTCTGATGCAACATCGGCTCGATGCCTCGTCGCTTTACTCGTACAACGGTGGTCAGCAGGTGGACTATGGCGGGGTCCGTGACCTGGCCTTCAGCCCCTCCGGCGACCGGCTCGCGTGTGCCGGTCTTCTAAACGCGACCAATCCGCTCGGCGCAGTCAACGATCCTGCAGTTGTTTTCTTCGACTGGCTCCGAGGTGAACAGATTGCCTTGCTCAAGGCTCAGGGTGGGCTGAAAGGGGTCGCCTGGGGCATCCGGTGCCATCCCGATGGATTTCTCGTCGTCGCCGTTGGCGGCTCTGGTGGCGGGCATCTGCTGTTCTACCGCCCCGATCAGCCCGACGAGGAATTCCACCGCTTCTCCCTCCCAAACACGGCCCGCTCCCTGGATCTTCACCCCGATGGTCTCCATCTGGCCACCGCCCATCACGACGGCAAACTCCGGCTCTCCCGAATGCAGCCGCAATCCCAACCCGCGGCCTCCTGA
- a CDS encoding DUF1501 domain-containing protein, with product MWCPYSCRSVEHAVSRRAFLGGVTAAGLGTVAGFAGRPMTTLASDLQSSGRQILVIFLAGGSSQLETWDPKPGTTTGGPFRAIETSVPGVRISELLPRTAPLMHHLALLRGLNTAEDDHGKGSYLMHTGRREIPGQEHPHLGSLAARFLAPEKDPLPGYIHITPGGGGLSGKDAAFLGPKYGALVLGNGQAPAHTERPGALADAEDQARHTLRMQLDHRFALRRRTAETEAYTNSYEQALQLMERRDLFDVSREPQRDQERYGSHDFGRHCLLARRLLDAGATFVKVTHSNYDTHNENFDFHLEQVGEFDISFAALLGDLADRGMLDRTLVVVMSEFGRTPRINQYYGRDHWSKAWSVALAGAGIQRGVVVGETNADGTEVTDGQVGGHDLFHTYLRAVGIDPLIDEFSVNGRDFQIADPSSHAIEDLLA from the coding sequence ATGTGGTGCCCTTACTCATGTCGGTCGGTCGAGCACGCCGTTTCTCGCAGGGCCTTCCTCGGCGGGGTCACCGCCGCAGGACTTGGTACGGTGGCCGGGTTTGCCGGTCGGCCGATGACCACCCTCGCCAGCGACCTCCAGTCCTCCGGTCGACAGATTCTCGTCATCTTCCTCGCCGGCGGTTCGAGCCAGCTCGAAACCTGGGACCCGAAACCGGGGACCACCACAGGGGGACCGTTTCGGGCGATCGAGACCTCGGTGCCGGGGGTCCGCATCTCGGAACTCCTGCCCCGGACCGCCCCCTTGATGCATCACCTGGCGTTACTCCGCGGTCTGAACACCGCAGAGGATGACCACGGCAAGGGGAGCTACCTGATGCACACCGGCCGCCGCGAGATTCCGGGCCAGGAGCACCCCCACCTCGGATCGCTCGCTGCCCGGTTCCTCGCGCCGGAGAAGGACCCGCTGCCCGGTTACATTCATATCACCCCGGGCGGAGGTGGCCTGAGTGGGAAGGACGCTGCCTTCCTCGGTCCCAAGTATGGAGCTCTGGTTCTTGGGAACGGCCAGGCCCCGGCCCATACCGAGCGCCCGGGAGCGCTCGCCGACGCCGAGGATCAGGCCCGCCACACCCTGCGAATGCAACTCGACCACCGCTTTGCCCTGCGGCGCCGGACCGCCGAGACCGAGGCCTATACGAACTCGTATGAACAGGCGCTTCAGCTGATGGAACGCCGAGATCTGTTCGACGTCTCCCGGGAACCGCAGCGCGATCAGGAACGTTACGGATCTCACGACTTCGGCCGGCATTGCCTGCTCGCTCGCCGCCTGCTCGATGCCGGCGCGACGTTCGTGAAGGTCACCCACTCAAACTACGACACACACAACGAGAACTTCGACTTCCATCTGGAACAAGTCGGCGAGTTCGACATCTCGTTCGCTGCGTTACTTGGCGATCTGGCTGATCGGGGGATGCTTGATCGGACCCTCGTCGTCGTGATGTCCGAGTTCGGCCGAACCCCTCGGATCAACCAGTATTACGGCCGAGACCACTGGAGCAAGGCCTGGTCGGTTGCTCTGGCCGGTGCAGGTATCCAGCGCGGGGTTGTCGTTGGTGAGACCAACGCTGACGGCACTGAGGTCACCGACGGCCAGGTCGGCGGGCATGACCTGTTCCATACCTACCTCCGGGCTGTCGGGATTGACCCGCTGATCGACGAGTTTTCGGTCAATGGCCGTGACTTCCAGATTGCCGATCCGTCCTCTCACGCAATCGAGGACCTGCTGGCATGA